A window of Corallococcus macrosporus DSM 14697 contains these coding sequences:
- a CDS encoding FHA domain-containing protein — protein MPEPLSAHVSRYLRNRDVFERNLPPALLVFTPATEEAGGGDAEEYRLKTVTNAGSPTLGASGPVVFPVVKSRTNAFGRGITVGRTGNNDVVLDDGSVSRFHAWFSREEGHAGFLLTDAGSRNGSWAGGVRLVPRRAVPVADGARLRFGQVEVGFYTASGFVRMLAVRMAP, from the coding sequence ATGCCCGAGCCGCTCAGCGCCCATGTGTCGCGATACCTCCGCAACCGAGACGTCTTCGAGCGGAACCTGCCTCCCGCGTTGCTCGTCTTCACTCCGGCGACGGAGGAGGCTGGCGGTGGGGACGCGGAGGAGTACCGTCTGAAGACGGTGACGAACGCGGGGTCGCCCACGCTGGGCGCCAGCGGCCCGGTGGTGTTTCCCGTCGTGAAGTCACGGACCAACGCCTTCGGGCGGGGCATCACCGTGGGGCGGACGGGCAACAACGACGTGGTGCTGGATGACGGCAGCGTGTCCCGCTTCCACGCCTGGTTCAGCCGGGAGGAAGGCCATGCGGGCTTCCTGCTGACGGACGCGGGTTCGAGGAATGGCTCCTGGGCCGGGGGCGTCCGGCTGGTGCCCCGGCGGGCCGTCCCGGTGGCGGATGGGGCCCGGTTGCGCTTTGGCCAGGTGGAGGTCGGTTTCTACACGGCCAGCGGTTTTGTGCGGATGCTGGCCGTGAGGATGGCTCCCTGA
- a CDS encoding arginine deiminase family protein: MAFSDFECWSESGQLECVAVFRPAALDVTSAEEAAAVGFTRPVTRSEAEDAFGRLRDTLTRFGCRTIDLWELLPERERAVSDTTVNRVFVRDTAAVLGRQLVTGTAAFPVRLAEFDVAHRALSQLQPDVLGDDAATSARIEFGDVFVLDAERLLVNVGLRSDSRALQPFLELAWRSGFREAAVVRIPESLGIIHLDLAFNVLGPHAVVARAFLRHTPIQVFQQGRAPHWEPFDGYFARRGRRVIPFEPRGEGGFMSNFIYVGPNQILASESAAAALRPLATEAGIDVASVDIEALERGNGSVRCLTMPLRRRAV, encoded by the coding sequence ATGGCGTTCAGCGACTTCGAGTGCTGGTCCGAATCGGGTCAGCTTGAATGCGTGGCGGTGTTCCGGCCCGCGGCGCTGGACGTCACCAGCGCCGAGGAGGCGGCGGCGGTGGGCTTCACGCGGCCCGTCACGCGCTCGGAGGCGGAGGACGCCTTCGGGCGGCTGCGGGACACGCTGACGCGCTTCGGCTGCCGGACGATTGACCTGTGGGAGCTGCTGCCCGAGCGCGAGCGCGCGGTGAGCGACACCACGGTGAACCGCGTCTTCGTCCGCGACACGGCGGCGGTGCTCGGGCGTCAGTTGGTGACGGGCACGGCGGCGTTCCCCGTGCGGCTGGCGGAGTTCGACGTGGCGCACCGGGCGCTGTCGCAGCTCCAGCCGGACGTGCTGGGCGACGACGCCGCGACGTCCGCGCGCATCGAGTTCGGGGATGTCTTCGTGCTCGACGCGGAGCGGCTGTTGGTCAACGTGGGCCTGCGAAGTGACTCGCGGGCGCTACAGCCCTTCCTGGAGCTGGCGTGGCGCTCGGGCTTCCGTGAAGCCGCGGTGGTCCGCATCCCAGAGAGCCTGGGCATCATCCACCTGGACCTGGCCTTCAACGTGCTGGGGCCCCACGCGGTGGTGGCGCGCGCCTTCCTCCGGCACACGCCCATCCAGGTGTTCCAGCAGGGACGGGCGCCGCACTGGGAGCCCTTCGACGGCTACTTCGCCCGGCGCGGCCGGCGCGTCATCCCCTTCGAGCCACGCGGGGAGGGCGGCTTCATGTCGAACTTCATCTACGTGGGGCCGAACCAGATTCTCGCCTCGGAGAGCGCCGCGGCGGCGCTGCGTCCCCTGGCGACGGAGGCCGGAATCGACGTGGCCAGCGTGGACATCGAGGCGCTGGAGCGGGGCAACGGCAGCGTGCGGTGCCTGACGATGCCCCTGCGCCGGCGGGCGGTGTAG
- a CDS encoding hybrid non-ribosomal peptide synthetase/type I polyketide synthase, with translation MKPSSGVVQAPVDSPLVSGGPGARTRGEIEAWLRNYVAEAARLAPAEVDSQEPFVRYGLTSKDAVFLSGELADWLGREVSPTIVWEHPTIDALSQALGNDAAPARHAAETPAPEAAHDDAIAVTALGCRFPGAPTPEAFWALLQRGGDAITEVPADRWDAARFYAPDPTTPATMNTRWGGFIEDVGAFDPLFFGISPREAVRMDPQQRLLLEVAWEALERAGQAPQGLQGSRTGVFVGISTSDYAQRQFGDRALLDAYAGTGNAHSIAANRLSYVLGLRGPSMAVDTACSSSLVAVHLACQSLRGRECDLALAGGVNLILSPELTIAFSQAGMMAADGRCKTFDASADGYVRSEGCGVVVLQRLSDARASGAPILAVIRGSAVNHDGLSNGLTAPSGAAQQDVIQQALRQARLSPEQVGYVEAHGTGTPLGDPIELAALKTVLSPGRSATQRCFIGSAKSNIGHLEAAAGIAGLMKAVLALGHGEIPPQVHLRTLNPHIALDPERFQIPTRPEPWPQAPGARVAGVSAFGFGGTNAHVILSEPPPRPAQTPRAPERGSHVLTLSARSDAALRRMARQYQEHLSLPDAPALAEVCFTANTGRNVWPHRLALTAGSTAELASRLESFANGHATPGAHHGEVQRGATPRIIFLYPGQGTQYPGMGRQLFDSAPVFREALERCDEFLRPHLDVPLLSVLFPTTDATAQLIHQTRYTQPALFALGHALTELWRSWGVTPDAVMGHSVGEFTAAHAAGALGLEEALALLATRGRLIQALPQNGAMAAILADEATVRAALEGERMLDVAAINGPRHVVISGERDALLRVTTSLQAQGVESRPLTVSHAFHSPLLEPMLDGFEQVARVLPARAPHLPLISNLTGERMTQAPDAAYWRRHARAPVQFFKSLQTLTHAGPALFIELGPHDTLLGMAKRCAPDSASLWLPSLRRQHDAWETLLGSLGALHTRGVSISWSAVEAPHSRRRVPLPTYPFERQTYLLDSTLPSPAHGPTMMTQTSATAPVVSRQERILAELRAMVALLLQAPPEKLDPRLSFLEMGADSLVLLDAIRNVEKRFGIKLAIRQLFEELTTLEALASHLDQALPASFTLSPAPRPAVAVAAPASVSVPAVTGAPAANTLAAPVGSAVEQLIQQQLQLMAQQLALLGGRPAAPLPVAAPEAPAPVPKAAPSAPAKAGGTSPFGAGPKSGTPERALPEAQQRHLDGHIAKYTARTKRSKEAAIRYRSKWSDVRWLMNFRPELKEVCYPIVSVRSKGSRIWDADGNEYIDFSMGFGVHLFGHNPPFIVEALQRRLAEGMELGPQSDLGGRAAELLCELTGMKRVTFCNSGTEAVMTALRLARAATGRTKIVMFTGSYHGHSDGTLVVGRMLNGEPQSLPMAAGVSPKVVEDVLVLPYGEERTLELIREHLHELAGVLVEPVQSRRPNLQPRAFLQALRELTRDAGVPLIFDEIITGFRLHPGGAQAWYGIEADLVTYGKVLGGGLAIGAVADRGGFVDRIDGGDWSYGDASYPAVETTFSAGTFCKHPLTMATTLATLEHLKAQGPALQEELGRRAAGLAARLNALFQREQAPIETVHCGSVLRFSAAGNTSYLYQSLEMDLFFSHLIQRGIYVWEGRTCMLSTAHSDEDFDAIVRAASETVADMRAGGFWPRGTPSEPLRAEPRTLPMTEAQRQLWVLAQMSPGGSISYNLSMSLRLDGALQREALERAVQHVVDRHEALRLHVHASGEEQTAAASLALPLPLLDLSATPAPEQPQRLAAWYEQESTTPFDLHQGPPFRVHLLKLGAREHVFVLTAHHVAVDGWSLGVVVREIAARYTELLGGKSPPQPPAMQWGDYVQWLQQQTGTKEQAAHERFWLSRRVETLPALELPTDFGRPAHRSHRGARETLRLDGATTQALREAAAQQQSTLFMLLLSVYTTFLHRLTGQDDVLVGIPTAGRGLEGSEGLVGYCSHLLPIASHVQGEQPFTEHLQGLKQVLWEAFEHQDHPFALLIKRLGLPRSTSHTPLVSVTFNVERPLGSLQMEGLRTHFLPQPVRYAAFDLSLNVIDAEDGLVLDFDYNTDLFEAQTLARWAQGFRTLLTGALKQPEARVADLPMLTPGERRKVLVAWNQNQVGYREDLLTHQFIEQQAAARPGAHAVELDGQAITYADFNRRANQLAHHLRGLGVGPGVLVGAFIDRSPEMLVTLLAILKAGGAYVPLDPAHPAERLRFLLDDARVAVLVTKQSLAERLPAHTAKVVHLDTDAVTLASRSTENLPDAATATSPAYVIYTSGSTGEPKGVVIAHGQMAVHFQDMRLHFELTERDRVLQFASFNFDASLEQILPTLMTGATLVLRGNQVWTPEELARRVVEQRLSVMNFPTAYWQQLTQSWAEAPPALGAHDLRLVIIGGDTVLPKVLELWQRGPLGNVRTLNAYGPTETLITATTFDIPKGWSAPRVPIGRPLANRPCYVLDRHGAPVPIGVAGELHIGGPLVAAGYLNRPELTAQRFVPDPFSDDPAARLYRTGDQVRHRPDGTLEFLGRADHQVKVRGFRIELGEIESALSAHEHVQEVVVTVREEPGALAGHDKRLVAYVVPSANASVTPAALRQFLLEKLPDYMVPAFFVRLEAMPLTASGKLDRKALPAPDPEASAPTRPFVAPRTPTEQTLAEVWMKALRLTRVGIHDDFFELGGDSLLATQVASRLRDALKVELPLERLFKQTTIAGLAEHVDTVLWASRTAEDTSVNGASREEGEL, from the coding sequence ATGAAGCCATCTTCCGGTGTCGTGCAGGCCCCTGTGGATTCCCCTCTGGTCTCCGGTGGCCCCGGCGCCCGTACGCGCGGCGAAATCGAGGCCTGGCTGCGCAACTACGTGGCCGAGGCCGCCAGGCTCGCGCCGGCTGAAGTCGACAGCCAGGAGCCCTTCGTCCGCTACGGGCTGACGTCGAAGGACGCGGTGTTCCTGTCGGGCGAGTTGGCGGACTGGCTGGGCCGCGAGGTGTCTCCCACCATCGTCTGGGAGCACCCCACCATCGATGCGCTCAGCCAGGCGCTCGGCAACGACGCCGCGCCCGCGAGACACGCGGCCGAGACGCCCGCCCCCGAGGCCGCGCACGACGACGCCATCGCGGTGACGGCGCTGGGCTGCCGCTTCCCGGGAGCGCCCACGCCCGAGGCCTTCTGGGCGCTGCTCCAGCGCGGCGGTGACGCCATCACCGAGGTCCCCGCGGACCGTTGGGACGCGGCGCGCTTCTACGCGCCGGACCCGACCACGCCCGCGACGATGAACACGCGCTGGGGCGGCTTCATCGAGGACGTCGGCGCGTTCGACCCGCTGTTCTTCGGCATCTCCCCCCGGGAAGCCGTGCGGATGGACCCGCAGCAGCGGCTGCTGCTGGAAGTCGCCTGGGAGGCGCTGGAGCGCGCGGGACAGGCGCCGCAGGGGCTTCAGGGCAGCCGCACGGGCGTCTTCGTCGGCATCAGCACCAGCGACTATGCGCAGCGCCAGTTCGGCGACCGGGCCTTGCTGGACGCCTACGCGGGCACGGGCAACGCGCACAGCATCGCGGCCAACCGGCTGTCCTACGTGTTGGGCCTGCGCGGCCCGAGCATGGCCGTGGACACCGCGTGCTCGTCGTCGCTCGTGGCGGTCCACCTGGCCTGCCAGAGCCTCCGGGGCCGCGAGTGCGACCTGGCGCTGGCGGGCGGGGTGAACCTCATCCTCTCCCCCGAGCTCACCATCGCCTTCTCGCAGGCGGGGATGATGGCGGCGGATGGCCGCTGCAAGACGTTCGACGCCTCGGCGGACGGCTACGTGCGCTCCGAGGGCTGCGGCGTCGTCGTCCTCCAGCGGCTGTCGGACGCGCGGGCCTCGGGGGCGCCCATCCTCGCCGTCATCCGCGGCTCGGCGGTGAATCATGACGGGCTCAGCAACGGGCTCACCGCGCCCAGCGGCGCAGCGCAGCAGGACGTCATCCAGCAGGCGCTCCGTCAGGCGCGGCTGTCCCCCGAACAGGTTGGCTACGTCGAAGCGCACGGCACGGGGACGCCGCTGGGCGACCCCATCGAGCTGGCGGCGCTGAAGACGGTGCTGTCGCCGGGGAGGAGCGCCACGCAGCGCTGCTTCATCGGCTCGGCGAAGAGCAACATCGGCCACCTGGAGGCGGCGGCCGGCATCGCGGGGTTGATGAAGGCGGTGCTCGCGCTGGGCCACGGCGAGATTCCGCCCCAGGTCCACCTGCGCACGCTCAACCCGCACATCGCCCTGGACCCGGAGCGCTTCCAGATTCCGACGCGCCCCGAGCCGTGGCCACAAGCGCCCGGTGCTCGCGTCGCGGGGGTCAGCGCCTTTGGCTTTGGGGGAACCAACGCCCACGTCATCCTGAGCGAGCCCCCTCCCCGTCCCGCCCAGACACCGCGCGCCCCCGAGCGCGGCAGCCACGTCCTGACGTTGTCGGCACGGAGTGACGCGGCCCTGCGGCGCATGGCGCGGCAATACCAGGAGCACCTCTCCCTCCCGGACGCGCCCGCGCTGGCGGAGGTCTGCTTCACCGCGAACACCGGCCGCAACGTCTGGCCCCACCGGCTGGCGCTCACCGCGGGTTCGACCGCGGAGCTGGCGTCGCGGCTGGAGTCCTTCGCGAACGGGCACGCCACACCGGGGGCGCATCATGGCGAGGTGCAGCGCGGCGCGACGCCGCGAATCATCTTCCTGTACCCCGGACAGGGCACCCAGTACCCGGGCATGGGGCGGCAGCTCTTCGACAGCGCGCCCGTCTTCCGCGAGGCGCTGGAGCGCTGCGACGAGTTCCTCCGTCCCCACCTGGACGTCCCGCTGCTGTCGGTGCTGTTTCCGACGACGGACGCCACCGCGCAGCTCATCCACCAGACGCGCTACACCCAACCGGCGCTGTTCGCGCTGGGCCATGCGCTGACGGAGCTGTGGCGCTCGTGGGGCGTGACGCCGGACGCCGTCATGGGCCACAGCGTGGGTGAGTTCACGGCCGCGCATGCGGCGGGCGCGCTCGGGCTGGAGGAGGCGCTGGCCCTGCTGGCGACGCGCGGCCGGCTCATCCAGGCGCTGCCGCAGAACGGCGCCATGGCGGCCATCCTGGCGGATGAAGCCACCGTGCGCGCGGCGCTGGAGGGCGAGCGGATGCTGGACGTCGCCGCCATCAATGGGCCCCGGCACGTCGTCATCTCCGGCGAGCGCGACGCGCTCCTGCGCGTCACCACGTCGCTCCAGGCCCAGGGCGTGGAGTCGCGGCCACTGACCGTCTCGCACGCGTTCCACTCACCGCTGCTGGAGCCGATGCTCGATGGCTTCGAGCAGGTGGCCCGCGTCCTGCCCGCCCGCGCGCCCCACCTCCCGCTCATCTCCAACCTCACCGGTGAGCGGATGACGCAGGCGCCCGACGCCGCGTACTGGCGGCGACACGCGCGCGCGCCCGTCCAGTTCTTCAAGAGCCTCCAGACGCTGACGCACGCGGGGCCAGCGCTGTTCATCGAGCTGGGGCCGCACGACACGCTGCTCGGCATGGCGAAGCGCTGCGCTCCCGACAGCGCGAGCCTGTGGCTCCCTAGCCTGCGGCGTCAGCACGACGCCTGGGAGACCCTGCTCGGCAGCCTCGGTGCGCTGCACACGCGTGGCGTCTCCATCTCCTGGAGCGCCGTGGAGGCGCCCCACTCACGGCGGCGCGTTCCACTGCCCACCTATCCCTTCGAGCGTCAGACGTACTTGCTGGACTCCACGCTCCCCTCCCCTGCCCACGGCCCGACGATGATGACCCAGACCTCCGCCACAGCGCCCGTCGTGTCACGCCAGGAGCGAATCCTCGCGGAGCTCCGCGCGATGGTCGCCCTGCTGCTCCAGGCGCCTCCCGAGAAGCTCGACCCGCGCCTGTCCTTCCTGGAGATGGGCGCGGACTCGCTCGTGTTGCTGGACGCCATCCGCAACGTGGAGAAGCGCTTCGGCATCAAGCTGGCCATCCGTCAGCTCTTCGAGGAGCTGACGACGCTGGAGGCCCTGGCGAGCCACCTCGACCAGGCCCTCCCCGCGAGCTTCACCTTGAGCCCCGCGCCGCGGCCCGCGGTCGCCGTCGCCGCGCCGGCCTCCGTGAGCGTGCCCGCCGTCACCGGGGCCCCCGCCGCGAACACGCTCGCCGCGCCTGTGGGCAGCGCCGTCGAGCAGCTCATCCAGCAGCAGCTCCAGCTCATGGCGCAGCAGCTCGCGCTCCTGGGCGGCCGTCCCGCGGCGCCGCTCCCTGTCGCGGCGCCTGAAGCCCCGGCGCCCGTGCCGAAGGCCGCCCCCTCCGCTCCCGCGAAGGCGGGGGGGACGTCGCCGTTTGGCGCGGGGCCGAAGTCCGGCACACCGGAGCGCGCGCTCCCCGAGGCGCAGCAGCGGCACCTGGACGGGCACATCGCGAAGTACACCGCCCGCACGAAGCGCTCGAAGGAAGCGGCCATCCGCTACCGCTCGAAGTGGAGCGACGTGCGCTGGCTGATGAACTTCCGGCCCGAGCTGAAGGAGGTCTGCTACCCCATCGTCAGCGTGCGCTCGAAGGGCTCGCGCATCTGGGACGCGGACGGCAACGAGTACATCGACTTCTCCATGGGCTTCGGGGTGCACCTGTTCGGTCACAACCCGCCCTTCATCGTGGAGGCGCTCCAGCGGCGGCTGGCGGAGGGCATGGAGCTGGGCCCCCAGTCGGACCTGGGCGGACGGGCCGCGGAGCTGCTCTGCGAGCTGACCGGGATGAAGCGCGTCACCTTCTGCAACTCCGGGACGGAGGCGGTGATGACGGCGCTCCGGCTGGCGCGCGCGGCGACGGGCCGGACGAAGATCGTGATGTTCACCGGCTCCTACCACGGCCACTCCGACGGGACGCTGGTGGTGGGCCGCATGCTCAACGGCGAGCCCCAGTCGCTGCCCATGGCGGCGGGCGTGTCCCCCAAGGTCGTCGAGGACGTCCTCGTGCTGCCCTACGGCGAGGAGCGCACGCTGGAGCTCATCCGCGAGCACCTTCACGAGCTGGCGGGCGTCCTCGTCGAGCCCGTGCAGAGCCGCCGCCCCAACCTCCAGCCCCGGGCCTTCCTCCAGGCGCTGCGGGAGCTGACGCGGGATGCGGGCGTGCCCCTCATCTTCGACGAAATCATCACCGGCTTCCGGCTCCACCCGGGCGGCGCCCAGGCCTGGTACGGCATCGAGGCGGACCTGGTCACCTACGGCAAGGTGCTCGGTGGCGGCCTGGCCATTGGCGCCGTCGCGGACCGGGGCGGCTTCGTGGACCGCATCGACGGCGGCGACTGGAGCTACGGCGACGCGTCCTACCCCGCCGTCGAGACGACCTTCTCCGCGGGCACGTTCTGCAAGCACCCGCTGACCATGGCGACCACGCTCGCGACCCTGGAGCACCTCAAGGCCCAGGGGCCCGCGCTCCAGGAGGAGCTGGGCCGCCGCGCCGCGGGGCTCGCCGCGAGGCTCAACGCGCTCTTCCAGCGCGAGCAGGCGCCCATCGAGACGGTCCACTGCGGCTCGGTGCTGCGCTTCTCCGCCGCGGGCAACACCAGCTACCTGTACCAGTCGCTGGAGATGGACCTGTTCTTCAGCCATCTCATCCAGCGCGGCATCTACGTCTGGGAGGGGCGCACGTGCATGCTCTCCACCGCGCACTCGGACGAGGACTTCGACGCCATCGTCCGCGCGGCCTCCGAGACGGTCGCCGACATGCGCGCCGGTGGCTTCTGGCCACGCGGCACCCCCTCCGAGCCCCTCCGCGCGGAGCCGCGCACCCTCCCCATGACGGAGGCACAGCGGCAGCTCTGGGTGCTGGCCCAGATGAGCCCGGGCGGCTCCATCTCCTACAACCTGTCGATGAGCCTGCGGCTCGACGGAGCCCTCCAGCGCGAGGCGCTCGAACGCGCGGTGCAGCACGTCGTGGACCGGCATGAAGCGCTGCGCCTCCACGTCCACGCGTCCGGCGAAGAGCAGACCGCCGCGGCGTCACTCGCCCTGCCCCTTCCCTTGCTGGACCTGTCCGCGACGCCCGCGCCCGAGCAGCCACAGCGACTGGCCGCCTGGTACGAGCAGGAGAGCACCACCCCGTTCGACCTGCACCAGGGACCGCCCTTCCGGGTCCACCTGCTGAAGCTGGGCGCGCGGGAGCACGTCTTCGTCCTCACCGCGCATCACGTCGCCGTGGATGGCTGGTCGCTGGGCGTCGTCGTCCGTGAAATCGCCGCGCGCTACACCGAGCTCCTTGGAGGCAAGAGCCCCCCGCAGCCGCCCGCGATGCAGTGGGGCGACTACGTGCAGTGGCTCCAGCAGCAGACCGGCACGAAGGAGCAGGCGGCCCACGAGCGCTTCTGGCTCAGCCGGCGCGTGGAGACGCTGCCCGCGCTGGAGCTGCCCACCGACTTCGGCCGCCCCGCGCACCGCAGCCACCGGGGTGCCCGCGAGACGCTGCGGCTGGACGGCGCCACCACCCAGGCCCTGCGCGAGGCCGCCGCGCAGCAGCAGTCCACGCTCTTCATGCTGCTGCTGTCCGTCTACACCACCTTCCTGCACCGGCTCACGGGCCAGGACGACGTGCTGGTGGGCATCCCCACGGCGGGCCGTGGTCTGGAGGGGAGCGAAGGTCTGGTGGGCTACTGCTCGCACCTGCTGCCCATCGCCAGCCATGTCCAGGGCGAGCAGCCCTTCACCGAGCACCTCCAGGGCCTCAAGCAGGTGCTGTGGGAGGCGTTCGAGCACCAGGACCATCCCTTCGCGTTGCTCATCAAGCGCCTGGGCCTGCCGCGCAGCACGAGCCACACGCCGCTCGTCAGCGTCACCTTCAACGTGGAGCGCCCGCTGGGGAGCCTCCAGATGGAAGGCCTGCGGACGCACTTCCTCCCGCAGCCCGTGCGCTACGCCGCCTTCGACCTGAGCCTGAACGTCATCGACGCCGAGGACGGGCTCGTCCTCGACTTCGACTACAACACCGACCTGTTCGAGGCCCAGACGCTGGCCCGCTGGGCCCAGGGCTTCCGCACGCTGCTGACGGGCGCGCTCAAGCAGCCGGAGGCGCGCGTGGCCGACCTGCCGATGCTCACCCCCGGCGAGCGCCGCAAGGTGCTGGTGGCGTGGAACCAGAACCAGGTGGGCTACCGGGAGGACCTGCTCACCCACCAGTTCATCGAGCAGCAGGCCGCCGCGCGTCCCGGCGCGCACGCCGTGGAGCTGGACGGACAGGCCATCACCTACGCGGACTTCAACCGGCGCGCGAACCAGCTCGCGCACCACCTGCGCGGCCTGGGCGTCGGGCCGGGGGTGCTGGTGGGCGCGTTCATCGACCGCTCCCCCGAGATGCTGGTGACGCTGCTGGCCATCCTCAAGGCCGGTGGCGCCTACGTGCCGCTGGACCCGGCGCACCCGGCGGAGCGGCTGCGCTTCCTGCTGGATGACGCGCGCGTGGCGGTGCTGGTGACGAAGCAGTCCCTGGCGGAGCGGCTGCCCGCGCACACCGCGAAGGTCGTCCACCTGGACACGGACGCCGTCACGCTGGCGTCCCGCTCCACGGAGAACCTGCCCGACGCGGCGACGGCCACGTCTCCGGCCTACGTCATCTACACGTCCGGCTCCACGGGTGAACCCAAGGGCGTCGTCATTGCCCACGGGCAGATGGCGGTCCACTTCCAGGACATGCGGCTCCACTTCGAGCTGACCGAGCGAGACCGCGTGTTGCAGTTCGCCTCGTTCAACTTCGACGCGTCCCTGGAGCAGATCCTCCCCACGCTCATGACGGGCGCCACGCTCGTCCTCCGCGGCAACCAGGTCTGGACGCCCGAGGAGCTGGCCCGCCGCGTCGTCGAGCAGCGGCTGTCGGTGATGAACTTCCCCACCGCGTACTGGCAGCAGCTCACGCAGAGCTGGGCCGAAGCACCACCGGCCCTCGGCGCGCACGACTTGCGGCTGGTCATCATCGGCGGCGACACCGTGCTGCCCAAGGTGCTGGAGCTGTGGCAGCGCGGCCCGCTGGGCAACGTGCGCACGCTGAACGCCTACGGGCCCACCGAGACGCTCATCACCGCCACCACCTTCGACATCCCCAAGGGGTGGAGCGCCCCGCGCGTCCCCATTGGCCGGCCGCTGGCGAACCGGCCCTGCTACGTGCTGGACCGGCACGGCGCGCCCGTGCCCATCGGCGTGGCGGGAGAGCTGCACATCGGCGGGCCGCTGGTGGCGGCTGGCTATCTGAACCGCCCGGAGCTCACGGCCCAGCGCTTCGTGCCGGACCCGTTCAGCGACGACCCGGCGGCGCGGCTCTACCGGACCGGAGACCAGGTCCGCCACCGGCCGGACGGCACCCTCGAGTTCCTGGGCCGCGCCGACCACCAGGTGAAGGTGCGCGGCTTCCGCATCGAGCTCGGGGAGATTGAGTCCGCGCTGAGCGCGCACGAGCACGTCCAGGAGGTCGTCGTCACCGTCCGCGAGGAGCCCGGCGCGCTGGCCGGACACGACAAGCGCCTGGTGGCCTACGTGGTGCCCTCCGCGAACGCCAGCGTGACGCCCGCCGCGCTGCGCCAGTTCCTGCTGGAGAAGCTGCCGGACTACATGGTCCCCGCCTTCTTCGTGCGCCTGGAGGCGATGCCGCTCACCGCCAGCGGGAAGCTGGACCGCAAGGCGCTGCCCGCGCCCGACCCGGAGGCCAGCGCGCCCACGCGCCCCTTCGTCGCGCCGCGCACCCCCACCGAGCAGACGCTGGCGGAGGTGTGGATGAAGGCCCTGCGCCTGACTCGCGTGGGCATCCACGACGACTTCTTCGAGCTGGGCGGCGACTCGCTGCTGGCCACGCAGGTGGCTTCGCGGCTGCGCGACGCGCTCAAGGTGGAGCTGCCGCTGGAGCGGCTCTTCAAGCAGACGACCATCGCCGGCCTCGCGGAGCACGTGGACACCGTCCTGTGGGCGTCCCGCACGGCGGAAGACACCAGCGTCAACGGCGCGAGCCGGGAAGAGGGGGAGCTGTGA